The region AATACAAATTGACCAATCTCATCTCAAATGTGGTGCCGCTGGGAAAAGTCATGCCTGCAGAAACCGACTTCTGGTCCAGAGAGGACCCCCTGGCACAGATTTACACGCGTGCAGGAAAGCTCTGCTCCTCCAAGGCTTCTTCATACGGTAAAAGCTCCAGCACTGGTTACTCATGGTGCAACTCGTCCGCCCTAAGTGGTGAATTTCATCCCCCAACCGTGAAAGAAAAAGCCAGAGGGAAACCCAATTTTCCACGAGTATTCAGTTTTCCAAGGCTCCCCTCCCCAAGACCAATGCAGAAAGAAGCGGTCTGCTCAGAGCTGAAGTATCTCAGAAGAGATGAGGGAACAGTTTTAGGGAGTAACCACAGTCAGAAAGAAAATGGCCCCGTGTTCATTAGTGGGGAAGAGCTATTGCCATCCTCAGCCAGAGGGAGGCCGGTAGGAAACCCAGCCTTGCGCTGctctgaaagaaggcagagctgTTTGTTCAATAGAGCAGGCACCGAtgaaaaagaagggagagaaactTCTCACTGTGACAAAAATGCAACTGGTGATGTCCCCACCAAGCAGAGATACTCCGAGTGTTTCCAGGTACCTAAAAAAGCCATGATCCATAACTGGATTTCAGAGCACAGATGCATCTGGAAAGAAGCAAAGGTAAAAGCTTGTTTGCTCCCAGCTATTGCTGAAGTGTGAAGAAGTAGCTGCTCAGAATAATTTTATTCACAAGATACAACCACCCTGTGCTCTAGATGCTCTCCCTGGAGTCCTTACACAGAAAACATGGCTTGAATGTGCATGCAAGTCAGGCAGACTTTTGTGACCCATCATATCCCTCATCAGTGGGCAAAGGGACAATTCAGAGTCTCATCCGCTAAGGAAACAGCAATGAGTTCTCATTTCGGAAAGGCAACAGTTCATAAAGCGTCTCCCCCCGCCTATTGCCTAGAACTGCCCTGAGCACGAACTAAAGCTGGAGAGAGTACAAACCCCATCTGTTCTGCGGGAACATCAAACTACTGGTGTTTTCCAGCAAATGCCAAAGAGCCAGACGTTGCTCACACTTAGGTACGGTTATTCTGCAAGGAACATTTTGACCGATGCTTGGACAGTACTGAACGAGCTCTCTCTGACATATACATTTATGAGGAAACCATTATAGATCCCTGCGCCAACACCAGAATACCACTGGATAGGTCATCTGTTAGTGCAGTaccataaagaaatattttttaaaaatcgcAAGAAGTCTTTTATGAAGATTTGCTAGAGGGCAACATGGAGAATATTACAACTCCTCTGGGTGGGgattttcctgttgctttcccCGGCACAACCCTGTTACCTTTACTCCTTGATTTATCCTTGGCAGGAGGAGCGCTAGGAGCCCTGGGTGGGCATTGCCGTCCTGGAGCTGTAACAACCTGCGACGccagctgtaaaaaaacccagatgtcaTGCTGGTCTCTGCACTGTCACAGGACCTGAATGTAAAATAATCATTTCTGGGTGTCCCTTCGCATCTGTGCTTCTGCATTCTCACCTACCTGACCATGCTAACGATGCTGACTGTGCTTCGCCTGGTGCTGTGAGACCGAAACATGAAAAAACCACCGCATAAGCGCGTGGTATGACCATCTAGCACATAACGTATGTAAAACGATCCAGCGGATGTTAGTGCTACGCGGGACGTCTGCCAGAAGAGAAGGATTCCCGCGCTGCTGCGAGATCCCGGCGTGGTGTGGTAAGTAGGTGGCCAGCTCATCCCTCGCGGCTCTGCAGAGACTTCTCCGTCCAGAGAAACCGTCTCTCGTCGGCGCTTTCTCCTGCAGTCAGAGCAACCTCACGTACCTGCGTTTGGTACCGCACTCTCCGAAGCCAGCCAAGAGAAGTAGGTGAGAAAACTGCAAAGCAATACTAGCCTAATTATTATTACTGCTACCAGGAATAAATCTTTTGGCGCAGAGGAGAGCGCAGGGAGCAGGCTGCTTGTTCAACAGCAGCTAAGATGGGAAATACCATTGGAAAGCTGCAATTATAAAAATGCTCACAAACAATTTATAAACCACCCCAGAGCAGATTAAATCAGAAGGCAACTTCTGCTCAGTACCAACATGAGTGTAAATACATTCGAGGATCAAAAGGTGAGCATATTTGAGCTTCTCATTCTCACATCTCTTAcctcaaattttttttctcctgttgaaaCTCATTAGCACTATGGAGCTGAtgcttttcatctttgtttttgaACTAACCACACAGCAAGAACAAAAGTGAAGGTGGCTCCAGCATTTATTAGAGCCGACGGAGAGAGTTGAATCAGGGAGGTGCCGGCCCACTCTGCCTCCTCTacatctttcccttccttctcagGTTAATGCTGGGATTTAATGATGCTTGTCCTTATTGCCCTGctgacattttaatttctctccaCGTGAATACTTATGACACTAGTGCCTAGCAAGTCTTGTGCCAACTGCATGTATCACTGCTTTTGACAgaggaaacaaataaaatcatTACACCAAGCTGCTGTTTCCATTACTGCAGAACCACGGGCGATTATTTTCAGTGGAGGGCTGGTCCACAGCACATGGGCTTGTGATTCTCCTCCCAAACACCTTCTCACCCCACCAGGTCACCAACAGAGCCAACTCCCAGGCTCTTTCCCCACACATTCAATGCCTTGCAAAGCTTTTCTGCCTTGTCAGGGTCAGGCCCTCCGTGCCCAGGACCCAGGCAATTGCTTCCCTTAAAACCAGCCAGGCTGTGCATCAGCAGGTTTCCCCGGGACACGCGCTGTAGCTAAAATATTCATCCTCATGGCAGAGGCACAAAAGGGCTTTCACACCTCACCCCTTTGGCAGCTGATGCTCAACACCGTGAATCCTTCTCAGCTGCCACATGACCCCACGAGTCTCTAAAACCCTGAAACCCATCAACTTTTCCAGCACGAGCTCCGCAGAGATCTAAAACCTGCGCGCAGGGACTGGAGCAGTTATGTGCCGCGTCTAGAGGAGAGCCCAGCCATGGGGCTCCCAGCTCAGccctttctgctgctcctggctctgcaaaCATTGCAATACCCAGAGCAAAGAGGTGCAGGAGCGGGTTAGAGCTGCGACTCAGGACACCTTGGGAAAAGCCCCCAGCTCCTCTTACCGAAGACGGGGAGCAGTGCCGCGGTCTGCGGAGCTGGGGCGGACGGCAGggctgggctcagtgctgggggggATTTGTAATCACGGCGGCAGTCCCAGGTTTGCTCAGCAGCAGGTTGCTACGTGCCCGTGGAACACCAGGTATTTGGTGTTAGGTGCAGCGAGGCTTGGAGGAATGAAGCTTTGGAGCGAATCGGCTTTTTCCGGAGCATACTTTTTCTTTAGTGAAAACTGAGCTACCATTCCAGCAACTGCGAGAGGAGCCGAAGATGCTGGGATGCAGCAAAGATGGGGACAAAGAGAGGCACGGGCAAATCGGGGTCACAGGAGTGACAAGGCAGCAGGGCGAGAGGAGGGAAACACGGAGCCGATGGTCCCTGCGAGCCGGGCAGCTCCGCACGATGGGAATGCCGGGGGGACTGGGAGCCCCGGGCTGAGGGGATTCCAGCTGTGCAGTAAAGGCTGTGACAGGGGTGAGAAAAGGAAACGTGGTTTACATAGGACAGAGACAGCAGATAGGGAGGGTTATTAGCTTCAGCCACCCTTCAGGTTCAGATAGATCCTGTTTTGAAAAGCACAGCCCTCACCTTCTTCACCATCGCCTCTGTTGGAAACGAACACGTCGGCCCCCACGAAATCACTGGGCAATTAAATACCGCAACGCTTCCCTGGATAAGGTAGTTTCGCAGCCGTTACAACATCATCCACCTCCCATGGACGCGCTCCGGGCCGGTTCAGCAAggagccggggtggggggcagcccctTCACCCCACTGCGGCCGGCAGCGGCTGCGGTGAGAGCCCCGCGGCTCCCCAGCACCGAGGGCAATCCCAAAGGTTTGACCGAGAGCTGCCGAGGGAGCTGCAGTCCTGCCAGGGGAAAAGAAATGGGATGCGTTTGCACGGGCTGATATGGGTATACAGCACTTTTCTGCCTGTTCTGGTGTTTCGCAACCGTACTGCCCCATGGACGTACACCTGGGGCCGTTGGGAAACGCTCTCCCTCTTTTGCGCTATACAGAACAGTCGGGATAAACCTGCAGAAGTCGCAGCCAGTTCAGAAAGTGTTCccagacaagaaagaaaaccttaTCTAGGAATTTAGGTCACGGAGCGAGATAAAAGCTGTGCTGCTTCCACAGCCCATCTCATGGCAGACTCTGCATTTGAAGTCACTGgcagaaaaatctcatttattgAGATCATCAGAACTGCCAAAGGGATTTGGATTAATTTGAATGGGGAATTGGTATCCAAATCCCATCAGCAGCTTTCAGTCTCAGCCTTCGCAACCAGTTCACAAGCAATCTACGGGCTAACGTGCAATTTTGCTTGCGTGATCATGCAGCCTTTTACTACTGCAAACAGTAAATGCATTTGGACACAGAAAATCACGACCAGAATTTGCAAACCAGAAACAGCAAGGTAGAACCAAAACTGTCCCACTCTTTCCCCAAATGCTTGTCTTTCAAATGACAAAGGTACCGATCAGA is a window of Accipiter gentilis chromosome 26, bAccGen1.1, whole genome shotgun sequence DNA encoding:
- the LOC126051104 gene encoding uncharacterized protein LOC126051104 — translated: MAPRIRLSLSKPLPTICETHEEVMEDSASNLKCTGSTAASPDSYSSDDYIQSICHLARPTFPGLPESSCKVQDRKTLKTLEDMSWSPSLGGTQQETSKYKLTNLISNVVPLGKVMPAETDFWSREDPLAQIYTRAGKLCSSKASSYGKSSSTGYSWCNSSALSGEFHPPTVKEKARGKPNFPRVFSFPRLPSPRPMQKEAVCSELKYLRRDEGTVLGSNHSQKENGPVFISGEELLPSSARGRPVGNPALRCSERRQSCLFNRAGTDEKEGRETSHCDKNATGDVPTKQRYSECFQVPKKAMIHNWISEHRCIWKEAKVKACLLPAIAEV